The nucleotide sequence tcgtaaagaaacccgagcatagccatagcacgctgtgcaaaaaatccacgtttccgagccgtgtatcatcacgggtatctgtcaataggcacatttataaggtgtaaaacaaaaattaagtaatcacaaaaacgcagaacggacggccaatgggtcaacagggttcaagtggaggctacgtaccggaaagcgcatcgtaggacgttcatctacaaagtggaccgacgacctcataaaggtaagtaggaaggtgctggatgcaggccgctaccaagcggtcattatgaaaatcattggggtaaatgatgatgataaaatgttgctttattaaaattcctacgctaaaaattatccatttgtatttaatgccactatgcagtcctagtttaactattacgagaaaaactcatttttgcagttttcatactagttgctattcaagtagccataagatgaaaataatacagaatacataagcttgtgataccttttcagaatctcaattaaccaaggaagtttttaaggtaatgggcacgatggtcttcttacattttttttacacgatggctgatcaaaagttcaagacaatgaattaatttttccttcttctctgcaatttcttaaaattttcatatttttaaactggtttcttgaactttaatcttttcttttgatagcccaactatctcttgtgataaggaaaacaactagattgaaaagtatcctcatttgtagaaatggcatgagaaaaagtaatcacaggtggcaattttctaaaaatgcacaaaaacttaaaaatcttgaaaacggtgatatttttactggggacaaaattggacgttagggagaccatggcgaggcctatcgatggttacagggttatccattgtttttgggacaccctgtatactactAATTCCCAAGACTCATGGATCAACCAGTTAGGCACCAAACTAAAATATGGCTGAAGGCTTAGGACTTAAATTTCTCTTAAGCCAAAAACTGGTAAGATTATGTTATAACTAAGTTAGTAAATTGTACTAGCTGTATATCATAGCCACGTTCCTTCAAGGTTCTTTTAACTTTCTTTCAACTTACTTGTGCAGTAATCCCAGACATAGCTTCAGGATTAACAGCAGCCAGGTCAGGGCCCTCAACCTCTGTTAACAGCAAGCCCAACCGCGATACGTCTCTGGCGCTCCAACTGTACGACTTTCCTAACGCCTGGGCATAAGACAAGGCAATTACTGACACTTAAGAAACTTTACtaagaataaaaaaacatcAGAAGTAAATTGTTACAAATAACCTACGGCAATTTAACTTCAGTGGTTTTTCTCAAGAaacgaaaatattatgtagggctgagtgtgagttttcatcaaacgcaaaaaattacatttaatgtatgacggattgtacagcgcccctaacgggaaacgttcaaaaacgaGCATTTATGATGTacactcacactcagcccacagttaTTATAATCAGTTTTTAGCGTCATGAAACTAGTCTAAGAATGCGcatattaagtacctaattgGTTAGTTAGTTACCTGTGTCTTCGTCATCATTGCCAAGTAAAATCTTCGCTGAAGAGGATCACAAGCTCGAATATGATAgaataactaaaaaaaattataatgaaattaGCCATATTAgtattaaaaatcaaaagagAACTCATTGGGTATCATCTTATTgccataaaaaaatgaaatctgTCGCTAGCTATAAATGTACTTCTGTAGATATCGAAAAGGcaaaaaagctacaaaaatgcAAACAAGGTTTTCCCAAATATTTACGTGGCTAAAGTAGGCCTAATACTTTAGCCATTTTTGTAAatttgcctttggtaaattatAGAAAGGGTGCTCTTTTGGATTGTATTGCTAACCTGGTGAGTCAGTTGTAAAAAGGTACTCTCTGGTACCTTCCGCATGAAAGTCATCGGCACTCCACACAAAATGTTGTTCATCATATTTAAATACTTCGGTTCCATCCATCTGTCGTTTAACCTTATGTATTTGCTGGCTACCACTCCAACCTAAAGAAAAAGCCCCGATGGTAAGAAGTTCAAGTAATATGAATCAGTCAAAgacaaaaacaaattataaacaGGAGGTTTCCAGCTGAGAATATTGTCTTCTATTCCTTACCTGATGTCTGTCTAAATCGCTATGAGTCCCAATAAAAGTCAATATTTTTTCGTCGCTTAGATTCAGTCTTGCCATCTCTTTCCCATTCAAGTATTTGAAAAGAGGCCGATACATCTCCAGGACAATGGAGGAGATCTCGATAGGGAGATTGTTCCCTTTGACGACCGCCCACGTCGCTGCCAACTTTTCCTTCGCTATTTTCATCATAGCTATAGTTTTAGCCTGTGAATTTGACATATTCATGAGGATATTTAGCTATTTAAACCTGAGTAAGTGTTGATTTATCTACTTTTGTACTGTACTGGATATGAATAAGCGCCATTCCAGTGGTCTAGTTTTCCATGGAAGTCCGTTGATGACTCTAGGAAGGAACAAAGATTTTACGGCAACAAAGACAAGAATAGCTGAGTGATATTGACAATCTTATTGATAATAGCTCAATAACCTTATCCATAACTTGCTTTCTAGTCGAATACAGTATGCACTATGTCTACGAGTACTAAACTATCAAGAGACAGTTCTATCCTTACGGATTTCAAAACATAACCAGCTGGCAATCGAAGCACATCTTGTAGGTTGCCTTTTAGCAAGATGGAGAAGGCGTTGACGGCCGTCTGCATGTAGTCGTTGGTGATCTGGAGGAACAGGTGACCGCGGTGCATGAACTCAAACGACGGCAAATGCACGCTGGTTTTATTTTGGAAGACCTCCGCACTGGAAATGAAGCAGGAGAATATGATCTTATGGAATGTAGTGTCAACACATGACTCATGTTCATATTTTCTCTATTGATTTTGGACCTCATAGTCGCTGATAATTATGAAGTTGGGGAACTTAATCCTTGTTTTGTGGTAGATTCATCTACTGGCTACTATACCAGATAACGGAGTTGCTTTAGAACTGTTGCATATTCCTTTGATTATTTTGTAGGAAGATTCTATTTTCTTTACAAATTCGTTGTTCCACTCTCTCTACTCCAAGGAATGCACTTTTTACTTCTACCATGGTACTTCTTCTAGGATTTTCCATAATTATAATAGACACTGAGGCAAAATCAAACAGTAAACAGTTTGAAACATATTATTACTGTTACCAACCGCATGATACTTCCGCTAGGAAATTGGGCAAGCGGGTCAGACTCAACTTCTGGGTCTTCAAAACTTAGCTTTTTTATATTTGCCTCGTCGTCATCATCCCGTTCTAGAAGTAATATGATAATGGTAAAGAAAGTGTTCTTAAAATATAAAGATTAACATCTAAATACTCTTTTTAATGCTATTtgcgataaaaaaaaattgaagattGGTATTATGACGATTTCTCATTAAATAATGCAGACCTGAATCAAACTgtcttttttaaatatctagtaGGTAATTTAGGCGTCTCTATGGATGTGTGTTACAATTCGTCGTTAAAATACTACTTACCTTCAATTTTTGACCCAAACAAAAGTTGGTTCAATGTGTGTTGGTACTTTTCATATGGATCTAAAACAGTAAATGATTTAGTTAGCGTTAAATTAtgatctttttattttcataactaAACATAGCATTAACGAAAAGATGTTTATGTGTTAAGCTTTAAGGTGGTATTTTAGCTATATTGTTGATTGTGATTGGTCGCCAATCGTGAATGGCCATTATCCTTTCTACAAGCTACTTAGATGCGAAGCGCCTGAATTCAGGCAGCACAGGAGCGTTATATTTTATATGGAAATCCAAAGGAAAGATCTTtgtcctgcagtggacgtcatcgGTTGAAAAGGGATATAAATCAGAGCTTCCAAACTGTGGGTCATTATCCCAAAAAAGGCGACGTGGGGCAATcgaaacttgaaataaatatttaggcATGTCTCAAAATTGTGCAATTTCTCAAGGGCGTGACCGTAAAAAAAGTATGGGAAGCcttgatataaataaaaaaatagctacCTTTAGGAGCGTGGGTCTTAACCGCAATGGTCCTGAAGGACCATCGTTTAGTAGTGGCTTCTGGCAAATTGCCGGTGAGCTTATTTTGAAGCTGAACTTTTCCTGGTTCTTCGTTGCCACTGCAATCAAGCCCTGTAATTTGGTTAAAATAATTACTTGCACATTTCTAGCactgtaacataatatttagcgtaaaggttcagccaaaccaacgcgtgcagcctacGTGCGTGAATGGCGATCAGATGTCGTGTATGAGGTtctagcgatgagttcacatcaacctCTCATTGCATTGGTCGTATAGCACGCGCAGTGATTGCCATCGCCATCGGCATCGCTGACGCGatatgcacgcgttggtttggccgaagcttaagAGAAAACTATGTAAGTATAATATGTTGATAAAACATACCGTACTCGTCATCATCATCCAAACTCCCAAACATAGAAAAACTATCGGTACTATAAGATAAAACGGACGCCACTACAAAACTCATCAATATGATGTAGTAAATATTCATTACAGTGTTTAATTTTAGTATTTCCCACTTCTTATGAATAACAATTATGATTTACTAGTCAGATGAAACTTACGCATTCACATAAATCAGTATGGCTATgagacaatattattatggtgatattatcacaaaatattattaagaaaTGAGTAGGTACGTCCCAtatacacatattattatatgacCAAGGTATGACCCCTTTGAGCCTATGAGCCGAATCTTCACTGAATTATgtgttatgtaaataaaatcacGTTTTATTAATAATGCCGCATTCAACCTATTCGATCCATAAAATTTAACTTCTTCATAATAATACAGTATCACGTCACTCACTCTGTGACTTACCATCAATTACAATCTGTCATCAGCTAGGTCCTAAAATATGTTTTGTTAGCGTCCAAATTTCCACACCAAATCCCTCAGTCTTCATGTCTTCGACATCCTCCAGCGAGTGCATCTGTGGCGAGTGCTTCAACTATGGGCCAGGATTCGGCAATCGCGGTTTCTTGCCCGGGCCAGCTTATTATCAAGTTTTGGGGCACCCGCTCATTTACTGTGCGCAAGTGGTAAAGTTCAATAAGTCAATTTTGGCGAGAGTATTTTCTTAgcaaaacgcagcgtgggacgtccaaccacaagatggaccgacgatctcataaaggtagcaggaaggcgctgattGCAgggcggcctatgttcagcatggcggacgtcctgtggctgagatagtacttaatgatgatgatgatgatgatattttctGTAACCCAAATACTACTTCACGATTTTTATCAAGAAATCCTTAAATTATTGTGGTGACCTCGTATTAACCTAAAAAATCTTAACTTGTGTATTTAAATGTCCTCAAAATGTTTAAAAGAACGTTTAAATTTTAGCAACAAACCCCAAATTATCGGAAGAGAAGCAAAGAATCTAACCCAAATTGCTTTGTGAAAGCTTTTCGGTGGTATACACAGGTAAACAATGTAAATCTTATTTATGAGACAAATAAAGCAAGCAAtaaacagttttaatttgaaaGTTTATTTGGCTATTACTACAGGTTACACTAATAGACTCAATATTTCACTTGCTACGGAATCCACTCTCTTAATTTTTGTTGATTGTAGTCGAATTTAAAGGTTTTCTCCTCCTGAATAAGTAACTTcgtattataagattttaaacttacttacttcgtatttttttaatttgaatctGCCTCTAAAAAATTTAAGTGACTAGGAAGAAAAATCGCTTTTCTTTACCATTCTaacaactaagtaggtacatagtatcaaataaaactCTAGGAGCACCACCCGCCCCCAAGTCGGGAGCTGCCTAACGAGAGGACCGACCTGGTCGGGTTCTCCACGTGGCTGGACAAGAAATACGACGAGTTCATGCTGGATAAGCATGCGGAGCAGAAAACCTTCCAGCTCAAGCTGAAGCAGACTTCCATTCTGGAGGCGAACAAAAACAGCGCCAGGTAAAAGCATACAGAGGTCTAGAGCAGGGGCCTTCAAACTTTGAAATCTTGggaccataatattttttcggtGTGTTGCAAGGGccataacaattttaatttttctgccCACCTATGCAAACACAGGCTTAGTCTTAAGCTGTCGCGGGCCGTATTGATGGCAGTGGCAGGCCGGATATGGCCCGCGGACCGTAGCTTGCAGACCCCTGGTCTAGAAGTACAGAGGTCAGAGCATAACTGAGTCAATGTTTGAGGTACCGGATCGACACGGGTAACGATTGCTTTATTTATTCTCAATATAGCTCTGGTTGAACTCAAAGCAGTGATCATTTATGTATTCCCTATTCTCGCCTTTGTCTATCTACAATAACACTAGGGCAGAAAAGGTTGTATTATCGAATTTAGGCTGTACATTACCTCGCACATCGTTGGTGGAAGCACAGCCTAAATTCGACTAAACTGTGGTCctacatttttatgtaaaattagAAATCTTAAAAGCTTACTTTTCGAATTGTTTCAGCGCGGTTCATGATGTACGCGTTAAAAAAAGGTTTGCTAGAATGAAAAGGTTAGTTCGGTAATTTCTTCTCTTTGCTATAAGTAATCATAAAGAACTCACTATCTCTTACTAATTTTAGTCCCTGGAGAAAAAGACGTCGTTCAGTAACTAGTAAAGAAGCTGGAGACGTGTTGGAGAAGTAAGTAACGCGATAAACTTCCTATTTTGGTGCTTTTTCAAAACGTTTCTGTAATGGGAATTTTGGCAATTGACAGGTGTAACCAAAGCTTTGAATTTATCATGAAACCAAAGGAATTGAGTCGACCGACATCGGAATGTTGTAACCAGTAAGTGCAAACtgttaataaattacaaaagtctattttttgtgattaatttataaaataatttaaattatagtgTATCATGCAATCGGTCAAATGCCTCTTCTGAAACACAAATATCGAAGAAGACTTTCGTTAAATCGCACAGCTCTGATAGGACCGTTTACGAAAAACAAAATGTTACGCCAATAGAAGTGATCAAGCCTGAAGGTAGCAATGATAAAACTGTGAAGCTATCACGATCTAAATCGCAAATGAAAACTAAATCCAAAGCGCCAACGAAAGAGATGAAAGATGTCGAATGTcagtgtcctgaagaaaaatttgaGATCTCAGACGCGGACATACAATGCGACATCATTGACAGAAAAGCATTGGTAGAGTCTCCTATGTCTGACTATAGCGGCAACCAATATTATATGAGAGAACATACAAGCAATGCTGGAAAATTAAGTGCAAATTCTTCTCAGGTAATATTTTTTACCGTATTAACCTTGATGTATTTGCCACGTTTTTAAGAGCGActatattttagtttacgtAATCGTTAGTTGCTaatattaccaggcctgttcatctccgcgagtttacatcgaaaacaaaacacgcacgatggcccacctacaggatactattcgacaaggcctcacatacgagcgaacattgactcacgcacgcgtattcttgtgtatgatggaagaaaaaaagaaaatggtgtactaaatactgtgcaatatttaactgcctaaataataataaaaacacagaatgaacttttttaagttgcctcaagacactgagaggtaaataagtagttaatattattcatgataattcatgctaaatcatgtatttcctccattgaagtaatattactacacgtatagaacagacatcgcgaacaaaatatgtacagtgcggggtgcggggcgggaatttgacggacagctgtcagtcaaatccatgactatcaagtttcataatttatggcgataaaatctgcaccagaaaatgtcgtacttcattgataggattgcacgaatagtgacgttccgcctcatcatagacattgtgaatcgattgtgaaaataaacaaatcggctaaattgtgttaaattttcattgtgctcaatagcaaaaaggttcagctacttacattattttcttttattatattgtgcgtttcctgtaatgtaatctaagctcccctcccttagactaaaattagccctcctagacaagtgataaaacgtagcagttgaaacattcgaaatcacttcgctctgccgttttttggtgttagttacatcactctgtgatgcgattttaaaattacaactggcgattccgaattcacaactgaggggactgaggctaatcgtgttatttgtgctacaagtgcgtatgggattcatactgatgcttaagccattaattatttttcttcccgattaaaatctaatgtaatcgataatcgccttgagaatcgttaactggtattttctaattcgataaaaaaattacccatctctagtttaaaactgtcatccaacagcgcacgaaatattatgagttatagataatgataccattacagaggcgacacttcgtttacgtttagtttctgcctattgaattggatactgtaaggaaacatcgtcatcatcattttagctactggacgtccactgctgaacaaaggcctcctctaatgatttccacatcgcccagttgatagtggcctgcacccagcgtcttcctgctatcttcagtcagtccatcttgagattttagaaaaactcgtcacggtaggaacaaagctagggatgacccacgccttcactccagaaccaataaaataactgaaagtcagaaactttcagttattttattgtctctattgttaactatctcagtggttgagtacacgtataatagctgtgaggtagaagttacgggactattcccacctctccttttcaccgctgcatctcctgtgtagctagcatctagactagttgatttaaagccaaggtatatcagtttttaggtaatgacttagtgcatctaaaaatgtaaaactttctagttttttgtaacattgaaaaatctaaaaagaagcatcattttttttaccaagtgtttctaagaaatttaaatggaagcttttgatgacaatgtattgcttactttttcagctgtcgaacgaatcacttttatactcataggtcctgtcctgtacatcggtagatttggtaaataaatgaatctatccggactcagaaactaaaaaaattaaaatagctgtaatttttaatactggatttgtcgattaaattgatcatattactgcgccctaacgggtcggacactggtgaccagacacactgtacaattattataattttagcctatctcgtgagctaggtgtcaataattagggtgatttactaactaaccagtcgcatacgaacaacagcagtgagattcaaacaagtttgatccatgatgccgcacgactattgtgtgagcccacccgtaacccaagcttatttagcttaacacaaggtgctggacgggactattagtaatttgtgcaatacaaagtgcttataatctttaaaaaaaatcattttattgctgtatttaatcttcctttcgtatactaatttatgcgtcagtgtcaagtctgcgatttttattctttgaaattttcgtaaaatggctgccgccgcggtgacgccttgtaattaacaaattaaaattaagttagtgttttaaagtacataaatgtacaactgaatggtaaaaagtcattccttgatttttacttaatatgtatctggagttatttgaacagtattttcgtctataggatggcatatttcaaaaaacaaaactgcactcaagcgtgttgtcacagc is from Ostrinia nubilalis chromosome 2, ilOstNubi1.1, whole genome shotgun sequence and encodes:
- the LOC135084036 gene encoding uncharacterized protein LOC135084036 — protein: MSSTSSSECICGECFNYGPGFGNRGFLPGPAYYQVLGHPLIYCAQVQQTPNYRKRSKESNPNCFVKAFRWYTQEHHPPPSRELPNERTDLVGFSTWLDKKYDEFMLDKHAEQKTFQLKLKQTSILEANKNSASAVHDVRVKKRFARMKSPWRKRRRSVTSKEAGDVLEKCNQSFEFIMKPKELSRPTSECCNHVSCNRSNASSETQISKKTFVKSHSSDRTVYEKQNVTPIEVIKPEGSNDKTVKLSRSKSQMKTKSKAPTKEMKDVECQCPEEKFEISDADIQCDIIDRKALVESPMSDYSGNQYYMREHTSNAGKLSANSSQVGAEDGSNPKKFRAMHPLHNARSETSTSCQCSEIMIVKRDVQSQHVREQVDATCCCCISCELKPLSRASSSHQNHPRIVVRPSLKLQPPHPIVIKNAGSDGTKEFIPLPIPAEYENGEAQTSDHSICLDKNTYPLFMKIICADKLKEEMIRK